The proteins below come from a single Synechococcus sp. MW101C3 genomic window:
- a CDS encoding BrnT family toxin, whose product MDQRDLDFFDAERVFAGRTLQFQDVRRDYGEERIECLGLLQGRIVVIVYTKRSFDRHFISMRKANAREQRRFRDYVS is encoded by the coding sequence CTGGACCAGCGCGACCTGGATTTTTTCGATGCTGAGCGTGTCTTCGCCGGCCGCACGCTGCAGTTCCAGGATGTCCGGAGGGATTATGGTGAGGAACGGATCGAGTGCCTGGGCCTGCTTCAGGGTCGAATCGTCGTCATCGTATACACCAAGCGATCGTTTGATCGTCATTTCATCTCGATGCGAAAGGCCAATGCAAGAGAACAACGCCGTTTTCGTGACTACGTCTCCTGA
- a CDS encoding HNH endonuclease — translation MAYWWVNHKQTYRQETDGGYIWSPKANANGARNVSYDNLTRCQRGDVVFSYANGRISQLGLVDTAAITATKPPEFGSAGENWSQEGWLVRVNWQPLRQALVPQTFFELLQPLLPERHSPINTSTGKGLQGVYLAGLSETLGLLLLKLIEDHADAAVRVHLVVLAEEGAYTAALLDDMERLREVPSSTERDALTKARLGQGLFRHRVSELEPACRVTGLARQEFLVASHIKPWRSCDNSERLSGSNGLLLSPHVDKLFDRHWISFDSGGEVIWQHEAAGEALRCWGIEGANLIRPFSREQEQFLSAHRQELR, via the coding sequence ATGGCCTACTGGTGGGTGAACCACAAACAGACCTACCGGCAGGAGACCGACGGCGGCTACATCTGGTCGCCGAAGGCCAATGCCAACGGCGCCCGCAATGTGAGCTACGACAACCTCACCCGCTGCCAGCGGGGGGATGTGGTGTTCAGCTATGCCAACGGGCGGATCAGCCAGCTGGGCCTGGTGGACACGGCGGCTATCACGGCTACCAAGCCGCCGGAGTTCGGCTCAGCGGGGGAGAACTGGAGCCAGGAGGGCTGGCTGGTGCGGGTGAACTGGCAGCCGCTCCGCCAGGCCCTGGTCCCGCAGACGTTCTTTGAGCTGCTGCAGCCGCTGCTGCCGGAACGCCACAGCCCGATCAACACCAGCACAGGGAAGGGATTGCAGGGGGTGTACCTGGCGGGGCTCAGCGAAACCCTGGGGTTGTTGCTGCTGAAGCTGATTGAAGACCACGCCGATGCAGCGGTGCGGGTGCACCTGGTGGTGCTGGCAGAAGAGGGCGCCTACACCGCCGCCCTGCTCGATGACATGGAGCGGTTGCGGGAGGTGCCGAGCAGCACCGAACGCGATGCGCTCACCAAGGCGCGGCTGGGGCAGGGGTTGTTTCGCCATCGGGTGTCGGAGCTGGAGCCGGCCTGCCGGGTCACGGGTCTAGCGCGGCAGGAGTTTCTGGTGGCGAGCCACATCAAACCCTGGCGATCCTGCGACAACAGCGAGCGGCTGAGCGGATCCAATGGCCTGCTGCTCTCCCCCCATGTGGACAAGCTGTTTGATCGCCACTGGATCAGCTTCGATTCAGGTGGCGAGGTGATCTGGCAGCACGAGGCGGCCGGCGAGGCCTTGCGCTGCTGGGGCATCGAAGGGGCGAATCTGATCCGCCCGTTCAGCCGCGAGCAGGAGCAGTTTCTCAGCGCCCATCGCCAGGAGTTGCGCTGA